A single Arachnia propionica DNA region contains:
- a CDS encoding ATP-binding protein, translated as MEQVQQVPPPEVRHAEELARLAEEKGPRPPGWLLTPQAVVAFVCGNDRLKISRKFVGDVSLVERCVITLAGERALLLVGEPGTAKSMLSELLSAAICGTSGLTVQGSAGTTEDQLRYGWNYAQLLARGPSEDALVDSPVLAAMRTGRVARVEEITRCLPEVQDALVSVLSERRLAVPELGEYAVHAAPGFCVIATANLRDRGVSEMSAALKRRFNFEAVEPIADAGAEIALVMERTRQALAAAGAGSKVDEVVVETLVTAFRELRSGVSQEGWAVEKPSTVLSTAEAVAISGSIALAGAFFPHARDGVRLIPGQLLGAVRKDDSEDGARLLAYWDSVVKRRAADGRHTWVQLWEQRHVLEA; from the coding sequence ATGGAGCAGGTGCAGCAGGTGCCGCCACCGGAGGTGCGTCACGCCGAGGAGCTGGCCCGGCTCGCCGAGGAGAAGGGACCCCGGCCACCGGGTTGGCTGCTCACCCCGCAGGCGGTGGTGGCCTTCGTCTGCGGCAACGACAGGTTGAAGATCAGCCGGAAGTTCGTGGGGGATGTGTCCCTGGTGGAGAGGTGTGTCATCACCCTGGCTGGTGAGCGGGCGCTGCTGCTGGTGGGGGAACCGGGCACGGCCAAGTCGATGCTGTCCGAGCTGTTGTCGGCCGCGATCTGCGGCACCAGTGGCCTGACGGTCCAGGGCAGCGCGGGCACCACGGAGGACCAGCTCCGCTACGGCTGGAACTACGCGCAGCTGCTGGCCAGGGGCCCCAGCGAGGACGCGCTGGTGGATTCACCGGTGCTGGCGGCCATGCGGACGGGACGGGTGGCCCGGGTGGAGGAGATCACCCGCTGCCTGCCGGAGGTCCAGGACGCGCTGGTTTCGGTGCTCTCGGAACGCCGTCTGGCGGTGCCGGAGCTCGGCGAGTACGCCGTCCACGCCGCCCCGGGTTTCTGTGTCATAGCGACGGCGAACCTGCGGGACCGTGGCGTCTCGGAGATGAGCGCGGCCCTGAAACGCCGTTTCAACTTCGAGGCGGTGGAGCCGATCGCCGACGCGGGCGCGGAGATCGCCCTGGTGATGGAACGCACCCGCCAGGCCCTTGCCGCGGCGGGCGCCGGATCCAAGGTCGACGAGGTGGTGGTCGAAACCTTGGTGACGGCGTTCCGGGAGTTGCGTTCCGGGGTGAGCCAGGAGGGCTGGGCGGTGGAGAAACCGTCTACGGTGCTGTCCACCGCCGAGGCCGTGGCCATCTCCGGTTCCATCGCGCTGGCCGGGGCGTTCTTCCCGCACGCCCGCGACGGGGTGCGTCTGATCCCGGGACAGCTCCTCGGCGCTGTCCGCAAGGACGATTCGGAGGACGGCGCGCGTCTGCTCGCCTACTGGGATTCCGTCGTGAAGCGCCGCGCCGCCGATGGCCGCCACACGTGGGTGCAGCTCTGGGAGCAGCGGCACGTGCTCGAAGCATGA
- a CDS encoding DUF5682 family protein, which translates to MTTETELAELTGCRAPFLIGIRHHSPAMSVATPHLLEGFAPDVLAVELPAEAADWLDWLTHPEAVAPLAMAFSRGEGLSFYPFADFSPELVALRWARANSVPVVCLDLPVTAPEPEEAVEESPGDSRGRDALFARARANDTQEAWDRLVEAPAPGSAPEQLRVAALAHGWALRRAEGRIDAHTRAREERMNRVLGRELSAGRRVAAMVGSFHAAALLAPEPGPLDAAGPDVAGCLVRYTFAQLDSRSGYPAGIRDPGWQQVVLASELAPGGLRDEATRLITEITRRLRAAGHPAGPGEAAETTRMALDLAALRGLAAPSRRELIEAATTVLAQGEVLGRGRVVAEALEQVLIGDRSGQVAPGTPVSALRANILAELEALRIPLEKNEQLYLEPLRNPRDLRRHVLLMRLFTGGVTFASPVSQGLSRGAEMVGLSWDLRWSTATEASIELAAPRGLTPEQVAATVLLTRKVETPQEATALLTEAAGCALESAMERAFRLVGPLAGRVGFTDAVALSVALAEVASSHIPGASLLPEQQRMRAAELRDEFTSAAVRELRGIRGSDDPEDARALAVFVAQGGSHALSLGHALEQLAGDGSPLMQGAAAGLLLDDDSAGRVASWLDAPTPDARRALRRRLVGLLTTALPRFDSSPATIALVDRVGGIPDDEFVSLLPALRGGFDVLPEQAREALLTDLARELGRARDLVLSPEETLAATRYDTAARDRLAALGLADLAFPPAERWRLVLGTERERLSHRGRRMASALDELYGRPDSDSLDGGRRGSGNGPSQLGVRQWRDEIEVLFGEHEVQEIFGQAAARGRGDVVERLDPDSVRPSVDLLATALSLRGALPEARLARLRPLVARLVKELGAELAIRLRPALSGLATGRPTRRRTGSLDLDRTIRGNLRHVVPLDGRPQVVPVHPVFHAPMARDIDWHLIVLVDVSGSMSESVVYSALTAAILAESPALDVDFLAFSTEVLDFTGHVHDPLALLLEVSVGGGTDIASALRVARSRVRVPSRTLLVLISDFEEFGSDVPLLAEVEALATSGVTLLGCAALNDTGTGVYNAGIAARVAGAGMRVAAVSPLDLARWVGAVIREGSR; encoded by the coding sequence ATGACCACGGAAACCGAGCTCGCGGAGCTGACCGGCTGCCGGGCTCCGTTCCTGATCGGGATCAGGCACCACTCCCCCGCCATGTCGGTGGCCACACCCCACCTGTTGGAGGGGTTCGCGCCGGACGTGCTGGCCGTCGAACTGCCCGCGGAGGCCGCCGATTGGCTGGACTGGCTCACCCATCCCGAGGCCGTAGCTCCGCTGGCCATGGCCTTCAGCCGGGGCGAGGGGCTCAGCTTCTACCCGTTCGCGGACTTCTCCCCGGAGCTGGTGGCGCTGCGCTGGGCGCGGGCCAACTCGGTGCCGGTGGTCTGCCTGGACCTTCCGGTCACGGCCCCGGAACCCGAGGAGGCAGTCGAGGAATCCCCCGGCGATTCCCGGGGCCGCGACGCCCTGTTCGCACGGGCCCGGGCAAATGACACCCAGGAGGCCTGGGACCGGCTCGTCGAGGCCCCGGCTCCCGGCTCCGCCCCGGAACAGCTGCGGGTCGCGGCACTGGCCCACGGCTGGGCGCTCCGCAGGGCGGAGGGCAGGATCGACGCCCACACCCGGGCCCGGGAGGAAAGGATGAACCGGGTGCTGGGCCGGGAATTGTCGGCGGGCCGCCGGGTGGCGGCGATGGTCGGTTCGTTCCATGCCGCCGCCCTGCTGGCCCCGGAACCCGGCCCTCTCGACGCCGCCGGCCCCGATGTGGCGGGCTGCCTGGTGCGCTACACCTTCGCTCAGCTGGACTCCCGTTCAGGCTATCCCGCCGGCATCCGTGACCCCGGCTGGCAGCAGGTGGTCCTCGCCTCGGAACTGGCCCCCGGCGGTCTCCGTGACGAGGCCACCCGGCTGATCACGGAAATCACCCGGCGGCTGCGTGCCGCCGGGCATCCCGCCGGCCCCGGGGAGGCTGCCGAGACGACGCGGATGGCCCTCGACCTGGCGGCCCTGCGGGGGCTGGCGGCCCCGTCGCGCCGGGAACTGATCGAGGCGGCCACCACTGTGCTGGCCCAGGGGGAGGTGCTGGGGCGGGGCCGGGTGGTGGCCGAGGCCCTGGAGCAGGTGCTGATCGGGGATCGTTCCGGCCAGGTGGCACCCGGAACGCCCGTCTCGGCGCTGCGGGCGAATATCCTGGCAGAGTTGGAGGCCCTGCGGATTCCCCTGGAAAAGAACGAACAGCTGTATCTCGAACCGCTGCGCAACCCCCGGGACCTGCGCCGCCACGTGCTGCTGATGCGCCTGTTCACCGGCGGCGTCACCTTCGCCTCCCCCGTCAGCCAGGGTCTGTCTCGCGGGGCGGAGATGGTGGGGCTGAGCTGGGATCTGAGGTGGAGTACGGCGACGGAGGCCAGCATCGAGCTGGCCGCGCCACGCGGCCTGACCCCCGAGCAGGTGGCGGCGACGGTGCTGCTCACCCGGAAGGTCGAAACCCCCCAGGAGGCCACGGCGCTGCTGACCGAGGCCGCCGGGTGCGCCCTGGAATCGGCGATGGAACGGGCCTTCCGGCTCGTGGGCCCGCTGGCCGGGCGGGTCGGTTTCACGGATGCCGTCGCGCTGTCGGTCGCTCTCGCGGAGGTGGCATCGTCGCACATTCCCGGGGCCTCGCTGCTGCCGGAGCAGCAGCGGATGCGCGCCGCCGAGCTGCGCGACGAGTTCACCTCCGCCGCGGTGCGGGAACTACGCGGCATCCGCGGTTCCGACGATCCCGAGGACGCCAGGGCCTTGGCGGTCTTCGTCGCTCAGGGCGGTTCCCACGCCCTGAGCCTCGGGCACGCCCTGGAGCAACTCGCCGGGGACGGTTCCCCCCTCATGCAGGGGGCGGCCGCCGGGTTGCTGCTGGACGACGATTCCGCCGGCCGGGTGGCGTCTTGGCTGGACGCCCCCACCCCGGATGCGCGCCGGGCCCTGCGCCGGAGGCTGGTCGGGTTGCTGACCACTGCGCTGCCCCGCTTCGACTCGTCCCCGGCGACGATCGCCCTGGTGGATCGGGTGGGCGGCATCCCCGACGACGAGTTCGTCTCCCTGCTGCCCGCGCTGCGGGGCGGCTTCGATGTCCTGCCCGAGCAGGCACGGGAGGCCCTCCTGACCGACCTGGCCCGCGAACTCGGGCGTGCCCGTGACCTGGTGCTGAGCCCCGAGGAGACCCTGGCCGCCACCCGCTACGACACCGCGGCCCGTGACCGCCTGGCCGCTCTCGGGCTGGCCGATCTGGCCTTCCCTCCGGCGGAACGGTGGCGGCTGGTGCTGGGCACCGAACGGGAAAGGCTGTCGCACCGGGGCCGCCGGATGGCCTCCGCCCTGGACGAGTTGTACGGCCGCCCGGACTCGGACTCCCTGGACGGCGGGCGGCGGGGCTCCGGGAACGGTCCGTCGCAGCTGGGGGTGCGGCAGTGGCGGGACGAGATCGAGGTCCTCTTCGGTGAGCACGAGGTGCAGGAGATATTCGGACAGGCCGCCGCGAGGGGACGCGGCGACGTGGTGGAGCGGCTCGATCCGGATTCGGTGCGCCCGTCGGTGGACCTGCTGGCCACCGCCCTGTCGCTGCGGGGGGCGCTGCCGGAGGCGCGGCTGGCGAGGCTGCGTCCCCTGGTGGCCCGGCTGGTGAAGGAGCTGGGCGCGGAGCTGGCGATCCGGCTGCGCCCGGCCCTGAGCGGCTTGGCGACGGGCCGCCCCACCCGGCGTCGCACCGGGAGTCTGGATCTGGATCGCACCATCCGGGGCAACCTGCGGCACGTGGTTCCCCTCGACGGGCGACCCCAGGTGGTGCCCGTCCATCCCGTGTTCCACGCCCCGATGGCGCGCGACATCGACTGGCACCTGATCGTGCTGGTGGACGTGTCGGGTTCCATGTCGGAATCGGTGGTCTATTCGGCCCTGACCGCGGCGATCCTCGCGGAGTCGCCCGCTCTCGACGTCGATTTCCTGGCGTTCAGCACCGAGGTGCTGGACTTCACCGGCCACGTCCACGATCCCCTGGCGCTGCTGTTGGAGGTCTCGGTGGGGGGAGGCACGGACATCGCATCCGCGCTGCGGGTGGCTCGATCACGGGTGAGGGTGCCCTCCCGCACCCTGCTGGTGTTGATCAGCGATTTCGAGGAGTTCGGTTCCGACGTCCCCCTGCTGGCCGAGGTGGAGGCCCTGGCCACCTCCGGGGTGACGCTGCTTGGCTGCGCGGCCCTGAACGACACCGGCACCGGCGTCTACAACGCGGGGATCGCGGCAAGGGTGGCCGGCGCCGGGATGCGAGTCGCCGCGGTCTCGCCGCTGGATCTGGCGCGCTGGGTCGGCGCCGTGATCAGGGAGGGGTCGCGATGA
- a CDS encoding SWIM zinc finger family protein, whose translation MRISPALMASITDSLAPRVRRRVDALLADPVLIGPEIGFGNATVRLADVEVATSEEHITCNCLLSPGCAHRAAVALSLEVADDETPAAPSIDLRNPAERLRRLAEEAARAGARAITWEQSATADLAWEHLTEVLLRGAGRLGAAQRAGLAADLHRMRVHGLVVADRALTGFVRSLGQAPGPRVAAFSAALLNLHRLRGLADGQDADELLGRPRQPYQDIGGLTLTPLFAEPVITASGFAGTQVTFQDQWKNTWSLARVCPGTARDIAARYEAGEAWGGISESPFTLSRHRLLVADATARLDGRLGGGKQVRAAVQAPWSAWKNVPEGFEVVSGGIEAGDRRGLLVAGRRLELLPAARVLRAGLATELFGAATGTFVTCLARGNQLLGLSASAEGLIRIPGSLGGLWWPGLDAVTRSWVGNLPALPDDPEPGDVTSWTVDSPQVTETTRRWCERVLDAGPGVLSSPLLAKDTAWLKAAGAPFASRLLTDLAEATTRGQRRFDGTWAQDPDALARAWLRLSEY comes from the coding sequence ATGAGGATCTCCCCCGCGCTGATGGCGTCCATCACCGATTCGCTCGCCCCGCGGGTCCGCAGGCGGGTGGACGCCCTGCTGGCCGATCCGGTGCTGATCGGTCCCGAGATCGGTTTCGGGAACGCGACGGTGCGTCTGGCGGACGTGGAGGTCGCCACATCGGAGGAACACATCACCTGTAACTGTCTGCTGTCCCCCGGTTGCGCCCATCGGGCGGCCGTCGCGCTCAGTCTGGAGGTGGCCGACGACGAGACCCCGGCCGCCCCGTCGATCGACCTGCGCAACCCGGCGGAGCGGTTGCGTAGGCTCGCGGAGGAGGCCGCCCGGGCCGGTGCGCGCGCCATCACCTGGGAGCAGTCGGCCACCGCCGACCTGGCCTGGGAGCACCTGACCGAGGTGCTGCTGAGGGGCGCGGGAAGGCTGGGGGCCGCCCAGCGCGCGGGCCTGGCCGCCGACCTGCACCGGATGCGCGTCCACGGGCTGGTCGTCGCGGACCGGGCGTTGACGGGTTTCGTGCGTTCCCTCGGCCAGGCCCCGGGCCCCCGGGTGGCGGCGTTCTCCGCGGCCCTGTTGAACCTGCACCGGCTGCGCGGGCTGGCCGACGGGCAGGACGCCGACGAGCTGCTGGGCAGACCCCGGCAGCCGTACCAGGACATCGGCGGGCTCACGCTGACGCCGCTGTTCGCGGAACCGGTGATCACCGCCTCGGGGTTCGCCGGCACGCAGGTCACCTTCCAGGACCAGTGGAAAAACACCTGGTCGCTGGCCCGGGTGTGCCCCGGCACCGCCCGCGACATCGCAGCCCGCTACGAGGCCGGGGAGGCCTGGGGCGGGATCAGCGAGTCCCCCTTCACCCTGTCCCGGCACCGGCTGCTGGTGGCGGACGCAACGGCCCGGCTCGACGGCCGCCTGGGCGGTGGGAAGCAGGTCCGGGCCGCCGTGCAGGCCCCCTGGAGCGCATGGAAGAACGTCCCGGAAGGTTTCGAGGTGGTCTCGGGCGGGATCGAAGCCGGCGACAGGCGCGGGCTGCTCGTCGCCGGGCGGCGGCTGGAGCTGCTTCCCGCCGCCCGGGTGCTGAGGGCCGGGCTGGCCACGGAACTGTTCGGCGCCGCCACCGGTACCTTCGTCACCTGCCTGGCGCGCGGGAATCAACTGCTGGGCCTGAGCGCATCGGCCGAAGGCCTGATCCGGATCCCCGGATCCCTGGGTGGGCTCTGGTGGCCGGGCCTGGACGCGGTGACGCGATCCTGGGTTGGGAATCTTCCCGCTCTCCCCGATGATCCCGAACCCGGGGACGTCACCAGTTGGACAGTTGATTCGCCGCAGGTGACGGAGACCACGAGGCGCTGGTGCGAGCGGGTCCTGGACGCCGGGCCCGGCGTCCTTTCCTCGCCGCTGCTGGCGAAGGACACGGCCTGGCTCAAGGCGGCCGGGGCACCCTTCGCCTCCCGGCTGCTCACTGATCTGGCGGAGGCCACGACGCGGGGCCAACGCCGGTTCGACGGCACCTGGGCGCAGGACCCGGACGCCCTGGCCCGGGCCTGGTTGCGGCTCAGCGAGTATTGA
- a CDS encoding Ig-like domain-containing protein — translation MIWEGNYVLKRIKPRSEWRPMAFLLAFLIGVAGLVVGSPAAQATEVDAIDPGSIRITRVDEESSKLYLWTAIRIDANWRIPDGTGKAGDTFKLGLPGELDGTVGSFELKGKDGDPLTYGTCEVARGEVTCTLNANVEGKNNVGGSLWVRAQVVKRTDADKLTFVLRNGVKAEVPLPGGQKGIGYNPTLPTVTFKSGWFPGDDQTAIHWRIVVPGSKVADRSRMTITDTYRVEGTKLTLAEGSPNIYWIPNTPECWNETYAPSCLHKIDNSTTPSLTLTHDEDKNVVKAVIDNKGQNFQSDRIFIFDMRVKTEGTIAPGAQYTNKATVDAEQRTATAVKNVSGGGTGSGDTVGHLAVKKTVVGGQVSGDTTYPVAWSYQYKGQTRSGELAVKADGTLETLNNVPNGTVVTLTEKVPAGGDIDYGDPVFSGQGVKDGVPDANSAQVTVEGLKTVEVSLTNHVNPKLAPVEVTPGVCKPGSSEPSEPTVKVGETDGITYSAPKLTTSGDKVTVEVTATPASGKEIDDQHLPEGWKANGDGTYTFTTTITQPNCVKTVTPVIPTVGAQVCPVDSTTPVPPSVTGVEDTDEIDYSEPQVTSSNGQVTVVVTATAKPGYRIDTDKLPEGWKVVNGVVTYTKTITQLACDLPVAPTIDPGVCKPGSTTPSQPTVKVAETPGVTYGKPEIKVADGKVNVTVTATAQDGHEFGGPMPEGWKRIDAKTAVFTGELKAPVCDVPAAPTPSPSVTPTPTVTPAKPVPVKPGLPKTGS, via the coding sequence ATGATTTGGGAGGGAAACTACGTGTTGAAGAGGATCAAACCTCGCAGCGAGTGGAGGCCGATGGCTTTCCTGCTCGCATTCCTGATCGGCGTGGCCGGTCTGGTCGTCGGGAGTCCTGCTGCGCAGGCCACCGAGGTGGACGCCATCGATCCGGGAAGCATCCGCATCACGAGGGTCGACGAGGAGAGTTCCAAGCTCTACCTCTGGACCGCCATCAGGATCGACGCGAACTGGAGGATTCCCGACGGCACCGGAAAAGCTGGGGACACCTTCAAACTCGGCCTGCCCGGGGAACTCGACGGCACCGTCGGAAGCTTCGAGCTGAAGGGCAAGGACGGCGATCCGCTGACCTACGGCACCTGCGAGGTGGCGAGGGGCGAGGTCACCTGCACCCTGAACGCCAACGTCGAGGGCAAGAACAACGTCGGCGGATCGCTGTGGGTGCGGGCCCAGGTGGTCAAGCGCACCGATGCTGACAAGCTCACCTTCGTCCTCCGCAACGGCGTCAAGGCCGAGGTGCCGCTTCCCGGTGGGCAGAAGGGCATCGGCTACAACCCCACGCTTCCCACCGTGACCTTCAAGTCCGGTTGGTTCCCCGGCGATGACCAGACCGCCATCCACTGGCGGATCGTGGTTCCCGGCTCCAAGGTCGCCGACCGTTCCCGTATGACCATCACCGACACCTACCGGGTGGAGGGCACCAAGTTGACCCTGGCCGAGGGCAGCCCGAACATCTATTGGATTCCCAACACCCCGGAGTGCTGGAACGAAACCTATGCCCCGAGCTGCCTCCACAAAATTGACAACTCCACCACCCCGTCGCTGACCCTCACCCACGACGAGGACAAGAATGTGGTCAAGGCCGTCATCGACAACAAGGGCCAGAACTTCCAATCCGACCGGATCTTCATCTTTGACATGCGGGTGAAGACCGAGGGGACCATCGCCCCCGGGGCGCAGTACACCAACAAGGCCACCGTGGATGCCGAGCAGCGCACCGCGACCGCGGTCAAGAACGTCTCGGGCGGCGGCACCGGCTCCGGTGACACCGTCGGGCATCTCGCCGTGAAGAAGACGGTCGTGGGTGGCCAGGTCTCCGGCGACACCACCTACCCGGTGGCCTGGTCCTACCAGTACAAGGGCCAGACGCGCAGCGGCGAGCTGGCTGTGAAGGCCGACGGCACCCTCGAAACCCTCAACAACGTCCCGAACGGCACCGTGGTCACCCTGACCGAGAAGGTTCCCGCCGGCGGCGACATCGACTACGGCGACCCGGTGTTCTCGGGTCAGGGCGTCAAGGACGGGGTTCCCGACGCCAACAGCGCCCAGGTCACCGTCGAGGGCCTCAAGACCGTCGAGGTTTCCCTCACCAACCACGTGAACCCGAAACTGGCCCCGGTCGAGGTCACCCCCGGCGTGTGCAAGCCGGGTTCCAGCGAGCCCTCCGAACCCACCGTCAAGGTGGGCGAGACCGACGGCATCACCTATTCCGCCCCGAAGCTCACCACCTCCGGTGACAAGGTGACCGTCGAGGTCACCGCCACCCCCGCATCGGGCAAGGAGATCGATGACCAGCACCTGCCGGAAGGCTGGAAGGCCAACGGTGACGGCACCTACACCTTCACCACCACCATCACCCAGCCGAACTGCGTGAAGACCGTCACCCCCGTGATTCCCACCGTCGGTGCGCAGGTGTGCCCCGTCGACTCCACGACCCCGGTGCCGCCGTCGGTGACCGGTGTCGAGGACACCGACGAGATCGACTACAGCGAACCCCAGGTCACCAGCAGCAACGGCCAGGTCACCGTCGTCGTCACCGCCACGGCGAAACCCGGCTACCGGATCGACACCGACAAGCTGCCCGAGGGTTGGAAAGTCGTCAACGGTGTGGTCACCTACACCAAGACCATCACCCAGCTCGCGTGTGACCTCCCCGTGGCGCCCACCATCGATCCCGGCGTCTGCAAACCGGGTTCCACGACCCCGTCGCAGCCCACCGTCAAGGTGGCCGAAACCCCCGGGGTCACCTACGGCAAACCGGAGATCAAGGTCGCTGACGGCAAGGTGAACGTCACCGTCACCGCCACCGCCCAGGACGGCCACGAGTTCGGTGGCCCGATGCCGGAGGGCTGGAAACGGATCGACGCCAAGACCGCCGTATTCACCGGCGAGCTCAAGGCGCCCGTCTGCGATGTCCCGGCCGCGCCCACGCCGAGTCCCTCGGTCACCCCGACCCCCACGGTGACCCCGGCCAAGCCCGTTCCGGTGAAACCGGGTCTGCCGAAGACCGGCTCCTGA
- a CDS encoding polyprenyl synthetase family protein translates to MTLDIEALSIRFEERLRQVAVADSPFVTEAASHLIAAGGKRFRPQLVYLASGFGGEVDEEQLLKAALVMELTHVASLYHDDVMDEADVRRSAPSANSRWGNSIAILIGDYLFAKASILVADLGADYVRLQAETFTRLVQGQIAETRGPGTGEAPLEHYLQVIADKTGSLIAASALFGAMIAGAPQSIREALAAYGEEIGLVFQLSDDIIDITSDVTGKTPGTDLREGVPTLPTLLLEASRDPADQPLKDLLAGDLSDDAALAEALAVLRAHPVVEKARAEVCRHADLARQHLAPLPEGDAKQLLLQVCDDLVKRSA, encoded by the coding sequence TTGACCCTCGACATCGAAGCCCTCTCAATCCGCTTCGAGGAGCGGCTGCGGCAGGTCGCCGTGGCTGACTCCCCGTTCGTAACCGAGGCCGCCAGCCACCTGATAGCTGCCGGGGGAAAACGGTTCCGGCCCCAGCTGGTGTATCTCGCATCGGGGTTCGGTGGTGAGGTGGATGAGGAGCAGCTACTCAAAGCCGCCCTCGTGATGGAGCTGACCCACGTCGCGAGCCTCTACCACGACGATGTCATGGACGAGGCCGATGTACGCCGTTCCGCGCCGTCCGCGAACTCCCGGTGGGGCAACTCCATCGCGATCCTGATCGGCGACTATCTGTTCGCGAAGGCGTCGATCCTGGTGGCGGACCTCGGCGCCGACTACGTGCGGCTCCAGGCGGAGACCTTCACCCGGCTGGTGCAGGGACAGATAGCGGAGACCCGCGGCCCGGGGACGGGTGAAGCGCCGCTGGAACACTACCTGCAGGTTATCGCCGACAAGACGGGCTCCCTGATCGCCGCCTCCGCGCTGTTCGGGGCGATGATCGCGGGCGCCCCGCAAAGCATTCGGGAAGCCCTGGCGGCCTACGGCGAGGAAATCGGGTTGGTGTTCCAGCTGAGCGACGACATCATCGACATCACCAGCGACGTCACCGGCAAAACCCCGGGCACGGACCTGCGCGAGGGGGTACCGACGCTGCCGACGCTGCTGCTAGAGGCCTCCCGCGACCCAGCGGACCAGCCCCTGAAGGACCTTCTCGCGGGGGACCTGAGCGACGACGCGGCCCTCGCGGAGGCGTTGGCGGTGCTGCGCGCCCATCCCGTCGTCGAGAAGGCGAGGGCCGAGGTTTGCCGCCACGCCGATCTGGCGAGGCAACACTTGGCGCCACTTCCCGAGGGGGATGCGAAACAGCTGCTGCTCCAGGTCTGCGACGACCTGGTGAAGCGTTCCGCCTGA
- the nuoN gene encoding NADH-quinone oxidoreductase subunit NuoN — MSPLEITVPVMEWMLEAPLIVLLVGATLGVLLEAVVPREYRYPAQTGLAILTVLAAMGFTAYNWVGGDFKIVAPGSIAVDGPTYFFWSLLLLVGLGGVALFAERAVAGGVSAFAASAATVPGSPLEREAERQHREHTEIFPLILFALFGMLLFAAANDLLTLFVALEIFSLPLYLLSGMARRRRWLSQEAALKYFLLGAFSSAFFLFGVALLYGYAGTFSYAGVAQAIVTDESPPVLLLAGLVMLAVGLLFKVGAVPFHTWTPDVYTGAPTPVTGFMAIATKTAAVAALLRVFYVALGGARWDWQPIIATVAVATMVVGAVVGLVQQDIKRLLAYSSIAHAGFILAGFVAAVGATAKGGVSSVGSISFYLLAYGFATLGGFGIITMVRRAGGEANGIAAWRGLGRTSPFVAGVMTLFLLSFAGIPLTAGFVGKLVVFAAAWQGGYGWLVLVAVIASLVAAFFYLKVVVAMWFKEPERGQQGRVAGASGWTWIVVAVSAVATIVLGLVPGSILDLAAGAAQFIR, encoded by the coding sequence ATGAGCCCGCTTGAGATCACCGTTCCGGTCATGGAGTGGATGCTCGAGGCACCCCTGATCGTGCTGCTGGTCGGCGCCACCCTGGGGGTGCTCCTCGAGGCCGTGGTTCCCCGCGAGTACCGCTACCCCGCGCAGACGGGGCTGGCGATACTGACGGTTCTCGCTGCCATGGGGTTCACCGCGTACAACTGGGTGGGTGGGGACTTCAAGATTGTCGCTCCCGGAAGCATCGCCGTGGACGGGCCGACGTACTTCTTCTGGTCGCTGCTGCTGCTGGTCGGCCTGGGTGGGGTTGCGTTGTTCGCCGAACGCGCCGTCGCGGGCGGGGTGTCGGCCTTCGCCGCATCCGCCGCCACCGTACCGGGGTCGCCGCTGGAGCGGGAAGCCGAACGCCAGCACCGCGAACACACCGAAATCTTCCCGCTGATCCTGTTCGCGCTGTTCGGGATGCTGCTGTTCGCGGCCGCCAACGACCTGCTGACGCTGTTCGTCGCCCTGGAGATCTTCTCCCTGCCGCTGTACCTGCTCTCCGGGATGGCGCGGCGCCGCCGTTGGCTGAGCCAGGAGGCCGCGCTGAAGTACTTCCTGCTCGGCGCGTTCAGTTCTGCGTTCTTCCTGTTCGGTGTGGCGCTGCTGTACGGCTACGCGGGTACTTTCTCCTACGCCGGTGTGGCGCAGGCCATCGTCACCGATGAGTCTCCGCCGGTGCTGTTGCTGGCCGGCCTGGTGATGCTGGCCGTCGGGCTGCTGTTCAAGGTGGGTGCGGTACCGTTCCACACTTGGACCCCGGATGTCTACACCGGCGCCCCGACCCCAGTGACCGGTTTCATGGCGATCGCCACCAAGACGGCCGCCGTGGCCGCGCTGCTGCGGGTGTTCTACGTGGCCCTGGGTGGGGCGCGCTGGGACTGGCAGCCGATCATCGCCACCGTCGCGGTGGCGACCATGGTGGTCGGTGCGGTGGTGGGCCTGGTGCAGCAGGACATCAAACGCCTGCTGGCCTACTCCTCGATCGCCCACGCCGGGTTCATCCTGGCGGGTTTCGTCGCCGCCGTGGGTGCCACGGCCAAGGGCGGTGTCTCGTCGGTCGGGTCGATTTCCTTCTACCTGCTGGCCTACGGCTTCGCGACCCTCGGTGGGTTCGGGATCATCACGATGGTCCGGCGCGCCGGGGGAGAGGCGAACGGGATCGCCGCCTGGCGGGGGCTGGGCCGGACCAGCCCGTTCGTTGCAGGGGTCATGACCTTGTTCCTGCTCAGTTTCGCCGGTATCCCGCTGACCGCGGGTTTCGTCGGCAAATTGGTGGTATTCGCCGCCGCCTGGCAGGGCGGATACGGCTGGTTGGTGTTGGTCGCGGTGATCGCGAGCCTTGTGGCCGCCTTCTTCTACCTGAAGGTCGTGGTGGCGATGTGGTTCAAGGAACCCGAACGCGGCCAACAGGGCAGGGTGGCCGGGGCCTCCGGGTGGACCTGGATCGTTGTCGCCGTGTCCGCTGTGGCGACGATCGTTCTCGGTTTGGTTCCGGGTAGCATTCTTGATCTGGCGGCTGGAGCCGCCCAGTTCATCCGCTGA